In a single window of the Heliangelus exortis chromosome 30, bHelExo1.hap1, whole genome shotgun sequence genome:
- the IDO2 gene encoding indoleamine 2,3-dioxygenase 2 isoform X3, which yields MFAPRQRLIGNLYPPVFARTLRPSGGRALLPRDKVRVSPGPSGGCWLSTNPSGAGGAVLPSCSTPDPAPSDGGRGGDGGDPSGPGAEQVPALRGVRVPPAPAPELPAPYSPWMEIAHDLPQLITSHQLRSRVLQMPQLRTQQLRGREELHLAHLVLSFITMGYLWQEGEEGTVKVLPQNLAVPFWEVSQALGLPPILSHADFVLANWRRKNPNGPLEIENLDTIISLPGGESLRGFILVTLLVEKAAVPGIKAIVQAIRAVLQLDEETLHEALQELAEAIGNMSKALTRMHDYVDPAVFYTVIRIFLSGAVSNTAVPLPGFSGGFYFYFPSAYLGIPKSKGSLHPHLVLLIFYPS from the exons ATGTTTGCTCCACGCCAACGCCTTATCGGCAACCTTTACCCACCCGTGTTTGCTCGGACCCTCCGGCCATCGGGTGGGCGGGCCCTGCTCCCCCGGGACAAGGTCCGGGTCAGCCCCGGGCCGAGCGGAGGCTGCTGGCTCAGCACAAACCCGAGCGGGGCAGGCGGTGCGGTTCTGCCGAGCTGCAGCACCCCTGATCCTGCACCCAGTGATGGAGGCCGGGGAGGGGACGGAGGAGACCCCTCTGGCCCTGGCGCTGAGCAGGTTCCAGCTCTCCGAGGAGTTCGGGTTCCTCCTGCCCCGGCCCCTG agctgccagcaccctACAGCCCCTGGATGGAGATTGCCCACGACCTGCCCCAGCTCATCACCAGCCATCAGCTCCGCTCTCGAGTTCTCCAG ATGCCACAGCtgaggacccagcagctccGAGGACGTGAGGAGCTGCACTTGGCACATCTGGTGCTCAGCTTCATCACCATGGGCTACCTCTGGCAGGAGGGCGAGGAGGGCACCGTGAAG GTCCTGCCCCAAAATCTCGCTGTCCCCTTCTGGGAGGTGTCACAGGCCCTTGGCCTCCCCCCCATCCTCAGCCACGCGGACTTTGTGTTGGCCAACTGGAGGAGAAAGAACCCCAACGG GCCTCTGGAAATTGA GAATTTGGACACCATCATCTCACTGCCTGGTGGAGAGAGCCTGAGAGGCTTCATCCTTGTCACCCTCCTGGTGGAGAAGGCAGCTGTGCCTGGGATTAAG GCAATCGTTCAGGCCATTCGTGCCGTCCTGCAGCTCGATGAGGAGACCCTGCACGAagccctgcaggagctggcagaggccATCGGGAACATGAGCAAGGCTCTGACACGGATGCACG ATTATGTGGATCCAGCAGTATTTTACACCGTGATCCGGATCTTTCTCTCTGG GGCTGTGAGCAACACAGCAGTGCCACTTCCGGGCTTCTCAGGGggtttctatttttatttcccttcagCATATCTTGGCATTCCAAAGTCAAAAGGCTCCCTGCATCCTCATTTGgttcttctcattttttatcCAAGCTGA
- the IDO2 gene encoding indoleamine 2,3-dioxygenase 2 isoform X2, translating into MEAGEGTEETPLALALSRFQLSEEFGFLLPRPLTELPAPYSPWMEIAHDLPQLITSHQLRSRVLQMPQLRTQQLRGREELHLAHLVLSFITMGYLWQEGEEGTVKVLPQNLAVPFWEVSQALGLPPILSHADFVLANWRRKNPNGPLEIENLDTIISLPGGESLRGFILVTLLVEKAAVPGIKAIVQAIRAVLQLDEETLHEALQELAEAIGNMSKALTRMHDYVDPAVFYTVIRIFLSGWKDNPAMPDGLIYEGVCAQPMAFSGGSAAQSSVLHAFDELLGIHHSPESSAFLHRMRDYMPPPHRAFVEEIHRAPSLKQHILSCPDPRLRVAFNRCVSALADLRSYHITIVTKYITIAAAKAKAERAELGDRAKAPSALETKGTGGSHILSFLKSVRDTTREGMIRA; encoded by the exons ATGGAGGCCGGGGAGGGGACGGAGGAGACCCCTCTGGCCCTGGCGCTGAGCAGGTTCCAGCTCTCCGAGGAGTTCGGGTTCCTCCTGCCCCGGCCCCTG acagagctgccagcaccctACAGCCCCTGGATGGAGATTGCCCACGACCTGCCCCAGCTCATCACCAGCCATCAGCTCCGCTCTCGAGTTCTCCAG ATGCCACAGCtgaggacccagcagctccGAGGACGTGAGGAGCTGCACTTGGCACATCTGGTGCTCAGCTTCATCACCATGGGCTACCTCTGGCAGGAGGGCGAGGAGGGCACCGTGAAG GTCCTGCCCCAAAATCTCGCTGTCCCCTTCTGGGAGGTGTCACAGGCCCTTGGCCTCCCCCCCATCCTCAGCCACGCGGACTTTGTGTTGGCCAACTGGAGGAGAAAGAACCCCAACGG GCCTCTGGAAATTGA GAATTTGGACACCATCATCTCACTGCCTGGTGGAGAGAGCCTGAGAGGCTTCATCCTTGTCACCCTCCTGGTGGAGAAGGCAGCTGTGCCTGGGATTAAG GCAATCGTTCAGGCCATTCGTGCCGTCCTGCAGCTCGATGAGGAGACCCTGCACGAagccctgcaggagctggcagaggccATCGGGAACATGAGCAAGGCTCTGACACGGATGCACG ATTATGTGGATCCAGCAGTATTTTACACCGTGATCCGGATCTTTCTCTCTGG cTGGAAGGACAACCCTGCCATGCCAGACGGGCTGATCTATGAGGGGGTTTGTGCCCAGCCCATGGCGTTCTCGGGAGGCAGCGCAGCACAGAGCAGCGTCCTCCACGCCTTCGATGAGCTCCTGGGGATTCACCACAGCCCAGAGAGCA GTGCATTCCTGCACAGGATGAGGGACTACATGCCCCCACCCCACAGAGCCTTCGTGGAGGAGATCCACCGTGCCCCCTCCCTGAAGCAGCACATCCTCTCCTGCCCAGACCCACGGCTCCGTGTGGCTTTCAACCGGTGTGTCTCTGCCCTGGCTGACCTCAGGTCCTACCACATCACCATTGTAACCAAGTACATCACCATTGCAGCAGCCAAAGCCAAGGCTGAGCGAGCAGAACTGGGGGACAGGGCCAAAGCTCCCTCTGCACTGGAGACCAAAGGGACCGGTGGGTCCCACATCTTGAGCTTCCTGAAGAGCGTCAGGGACACCACCCGGGAAGGGATGATAAGAGCTTGA
- the IDO2 gene encoding indoleamine 2,3-dioxygenase 2 isoform X1, whose product MFAPRQRLIGNLYPPVFARTLRPSGGRALLPRDKVRVSPGPSGGCWLSTNPSGAGGAVLPSCSTPDPAPSDGGRGGDGGDPSGPGAEQVPALRGVRVPPAPAPELPAPYSPWMEIAHDLPQLITSHQLRSRVLQMPQLRTQQLRGREELHLAHLVLSFITMGYLWQEGEEGTVKVLPQNLAVPFWEVSQALGLPPILSHADFVLANWRRKNPNGPLEIENLDTIISLPGGESLRGFILVTLLVEKAAVPGIKAIVQAIRAVLQLDEETLHEALQELAEAIGNMSKALTRMHDYVDPAVFYTVIRIFLSGWKDNPAMPDGLIYEGVCAQPMAFSGGSAAQSSVLHAFDELLGIHHSPESSAFLHRMRDYMPPPHRAFVEEIHRAPSLKQHILSCPDPRLRVAFNRCVSALADLRSYHITIVTKYITIAAAKAKAERAELGDRAKAPSALETKGTGGSHILSFLKSVRDTTREGMIRA is encoded by the exons ATGTTTGCTCCACGCCAACGCCTTATCGGCAACCTTTACCCACCCGTGTTTGCTCGGACCCTCCGGCCATCGGGTGGGCGGGCCCTGCTCCCCCGGGACAAGGTCCGGGTCAGCCCCGGGCCGAGCGGAGGCTGCTGGCTCAGCACAAACCCGAGCGGGGCAGGCGGTGCGGTTCTGCCGAGCTGCAGCACCCCTGATCCTGCACCCAGTGATGGAGGCCGGGGAGGGGACGGAGGAGACCCCTCTGGCCCTGGCGCTGAGCAGGTTCCAGCTCTCCGAGGAGTTCGGGTTCCTCCTGCCCCGGCCCCTG agctgccagcaccctACAGCCCCTGGATGGAGATTGCCCACGACCTGCCCCAGCTCATCACCAGCCATCAGCTCCGCTCTCGAGTTCTCCAG ATGCCACAGCtgaggacccagcagctccGAGGACGTGAGGAGCTGCACTTGGCACATCTGGTGCTCAGCTTCATCACCATGGGCTACCTCTGGCAGGAGGGCGAGGAGGGCACCGTGAAG GTCCTGCCCCAAAATCTCGCTGTCCCCTTCTGGGAGGTGTCACAGGCCCTTGGCCTCCCCCCCATCCTCAGCCACGCGGACTTTGTGTTGGCCAACTGGAGGAGAAAGAACCCCAACGG GCCTCTGGAAATTGA GAATTTGGACACCATCATCTCACTGCCTGGTGGAGAGAGCCTGAGAGGCTTCATCCTTGTCACCCTCCTGGTGGAGAAGGCAGCTGTGCCTGGGATTAAG GCAATCGTTCAGGCCATTCGTGCCGTCCTGCAGCTCGATGAGGAGACCCTGCACGAagccctgcaggagctggcagaggccATCGGGAACATGAGCAAGGCTCTGACACGGATGCACG ATTATGTGGATCCAGCAGTATTTTACACCGTGATCCGGATCTTTCTCTCTGG cTGGAAGGACAACCCTGCCATGCCAGACGGGCTGATCTATGAGGGGGTTTGTGCCCAGCCCATGGCGTTCTCGGGAGGCAGCGCAGCACAGAGCAGCGTCCTCCACGCCTTCGATGAGCTCCTGGGGATTCACCACAGCCCAGAGAGCA GTGCATTCCTGCACAGGATGAGGGACTACATGCCCCCACCCCACAGAGCCTTCGTGGAGGAGATCCACCGTGCCCCCTCCCTGAAGCAGCACATCCTCTCCTGCCCAGACCCACGGCTCCGTGTGGCTTTCAACCGGTGTGTCTCTGCCCTGGCTGACCTCAGGTCCTACCACATCACCATTGTAACCAAGTACATCACCATTGCAGCAGCCAAAGCCAAGGCTGAGCGAGCAGAACTGGGGGACAGGGCCAAAGCTCCCTCTGCACTGGAGACCAAAGGGACCGGTGGGTCCCACATCTTGAGCTTCCTGAAGAGCGTCAGGGACACCACCCGGGAAGGGATGATAAGAGCTTGA